The following proteins come from a genomic window of Streptomyces sp. GS7:
- a CDS encoding LOG family protein, translated as MAGVQSNSEPPVSHSPRERGQEIGSITEFDRVAASGSLAGYRVQCLDLTDRTFALLSTDTAESVFLGCAMEPDAAAKVRAGGALVFPPVPGLPVDPYRGSLYAPDELFEGLVDAGYDATPDARTYRWYQETRASGDVFASMLRSIHDDAVSDALDEHLAGSRMVGIMGGHSLERGSASYAGAARLGRRLTREGLTVATGGGPGAMEAANLGAYAAPFEDGMLDSALEILSKAPHFRPSVTDWARAAFDVRRTRPGGGPSVGIPTWFYGHEPPNPFASHIAKYFVNALREDGLLARSDAGVVFLPGAAGTVQEIFDNATPNYYRSRGEPTPMVLVNREHWTEELPTWPLLQALATDRPMAARVALVDSVDDVPEALARLGSESGS; from the coding sequence ATGGCCGGCGTGCAGTCGAATTCAGAGCCCCCGGTGTCCCACAGCCCCCGCGAGCGAGGCCAGGAGATCGGCTCCATCACGGAGTTCGACCGGGTCGCCGCATCGGGCAGCCTCGCCGGATACCGCGTCCAGTGCCTCGATCTGACGGACCGTACCTTCGCGTTGCTCAGTACGGATACCGCGGAGTCCGTCTTCCTCGGCTGCGCCATGGAGCCGGACGCCGCCGCGAAGGTGCGCGCCGGCGGCGCGCTGGTCTTCCCGCCGGTACCGGGCCTTCCGGTCGATCCGTATCGCGGCAGCCTGTATGCCCCGGACGAACTCTTCGAGGGGCTGGTCGACGCCGGTTACGACGCGACCCCGGACGCCCGCACATACCGCTGGTACCAGGAGACCAGGGCGAGCGGGGATGTGTTCGCGTCCATGCTGCGGAGCATCCACGACGATGCCGTGTCGGACGCCCTGGACGAGCATCTCGCCGGTTCGCGCATGGTCGGGATCATGGGCGGCCACTCCCTGGAGCGCGGCTCCGCCTCCTATGCCGGCGCGGCCCGGCTCGGCCGCCGGCTCACCCGTGAGGGCCTGACCGTCGCGACCGGCGGCGGACCGGGCGCGATGGAGGCGGCGAACCTCGGAGCCTACGCCGCGCCGTTCGAGGACGGCATGCTCGACTCGGCACTGGAGATCCTCTCCAAGGCACCGCATTTCAGGCCCTCCGTCACCGACTGGGCGAGAGCCGCCTTCGACGTGCGCCGCACCCGGCCCGGGGGCGGCCCTTCCGTCGGCATCCCCACCTGGTTCTACGGCCACGAACCCCCGAACCCCTTCGCGTCCCATATCGCGAAGTACTTCGTCAATGCGCTGCGTGAGGACGGCCTGCTGGCCCGGTCCGACGCCGGCGTGGTGTTCCTTCCCGGTGCGGCGGGGACCGTTCAGGAGATCTTCGACAACGCGACCCCGAACTACTACCGGTCGCGCGGCGAACCGACGCCGATGGTGCTGGTGAACCGCGAGCACTGGACCGAGGAACTGCCGACCTGGCCGCTGCTCCAGGCGCTGGCAACCGACCGCCCCATGGCGGCCCGGGTCGCCCTGGTCGACTCGGTGGACGACGTCCCGGAGGCGCTGGCACGCCTCGGCTCAGAGTCCGGCTCCTGA
- a CDS encoding glycosyltransferase 87 family protein, whose protein sequence is MGWSACALTALGLGIATTLAPHRTWALIATVGYGCAAAVAAFRARGRNKPRAPAASAHLPAVVAVTGSVVLPLAVLALSGRAQLEVSVVERAGGLLLSSGSPYVPTPSVVPDYNPYLPGMAVFGLPHALFGARPLADARWWMAGAFLLSMTGAALTLVRGVPAGLRAPRRSRVTARRNSTLALAWLAACPMVALPLAVGGIDLPVIGLMCWGLAAAGRGMPGRTGLLLGAAAALKWTAWPAIPVAIVLLVMRNGWRRGLTCGAVTAVTVSATVLPFALTTPRSFAENVVAFPLGLGATASPAESPLPGHLLAAYVPGGRLTAMALLAVAALTVVASLLVRPPCTVRTAADRLAIGLALAMALMPATRFGYLVYPLVLCVWPRLCRPAVETRTASRLRMPEPPPLENTLPADPATEPEHHIAEPREKAA, encoded by the coding sequence TTGGGGTGGAGCGCGTGCGCGCTCACCGCACTTGGACTGGGGATCGCCACCACGCTCGCCCCGCACCGGACATGGGCTCTCATCGCCACGGTCGGATACGGCTGTGCGGCGGCGGTCGCGGCGTTCCGCGCGCGGGGACGGAACAAGCCGCGTGCTCCGGCAGCCTCCGCTCATCTGCCCGCCGTGGTGGCCGTGACGGGCTCGGTGGTACTGCCCCTTGCCGTCCTCGCGCTGAGCGGCAGGGCGCAACTGGAGGTCTCGGTAGTCGAGCGCGCGGGCGGCCTGCTGCTGTCGTCGGGCAGCCCCTACGTTCCCACTCCGTCCGTAGTGCCGGACTACAACCCCTATCTGCCGGGCATGGCGGTCTTCGGTCTGCCCCATGCGCTCTTCGGGGCCCGGCCGTTGGCGGACGCCCGATGGTGGATGGCAGGAGCCTTCCTCCTCTCCATGACCGGCGCGGCGCTCACGCTGGTTCGCGGCGTGCCGGCGGGCCTCCGTGCCCCGCGGAGGAGCCGGGTCACCGCCCGCAGGAACAGCACTCTCGCACTGGCCTGGCTCGCTGCCTGCCCCATGGTGGCCCTGCCGCTGGCCGTTGGGGGCATAGACCTGCCGGTGATCGGCCTCATGTGCTGGGGACTGGCGGCGGCCGGCCGCGGAATGCCAGGGCGTACGGGGCTGTTGCTGGGCGCCGCGGCAGCGCTGAAGTGGACGGCCTGGCCGGCGATACCGGTGGCCATCGTCCTGTTGGTGATGCGTAACGGGTGGCGCCGTGGGTTGACATGCGGCGCCGTCACGGCGGTGACGGTATCGGCGACGGTGTTGCCCTTCGCCCTCACCACTCCACGCTCCTTCGCCGAGAACGTCGTGGCGTTCCCTCTGGGACTCGGCGCGACGGCATCACCCGCCGAGAGCCCCCTTCCCGGGCACCTCTTGGCCGCGTATGTGCCCGGCGGCAGGCTGACCGCCATGGCCCTCCTGGCGGTCGCAGCCCTCACTGTCGTCGCCTCCCTGCTGGTACGGCCACCGTGCACGGTCCGCACGGCGGCCGACCGCCTGGCGATCGGCCTCGCGCTGGCCATGGCACTGATGCCGGCCACCCGCTTCGGATACCTCGTCTATCCGCTGGTGCTGTGTGTATGGCCCCGCCTCTGCCGTCCCGCGGTGGAGACACGCACCGCGAGCCGACTCCGGATGCCAGAGCCACCCCCGCTGGAGAACACGCTGCCCGCCGACCCGGCGACGGAGCCGGAGCACCACATCGCCGAACCGCGAGAGAAGGCAGCCTGA
- a CDS encoding sensor histidine kinase: protein MNKSLRQWLRAWVASSAYPWVSGGALTAFAAVELVVVPRHSPVIAFGVLVSAAALPWRRAHPATAVLSVAATLVSFAAGTDLYIAATVSGLMGCYTLGRHRMAHPAILVGGGSALALVVNLWHIATWHPQAYRIDLFSEWFVLTVAILAAVSMGDAVRAREETQRERANAQARVIAMERRQAAESERAAIARELHDVVSHSVSVIAVQAESATYTTLDLSPQAREGFQQIAASARSSMAELRRLLGVLRTGPDDKAGTAPQPTLDALDELITQHRSVGGAVDLRVSGDRVELPTSWELSAYRIVQEGLTNVRRHAPGAHAVVEIDYASDRLAVRIADDGPGPPGVTHSGHGLVGMQERAALLGGKLTAGRGPQGGFLVEAELPW, encoded by the coding sequence ATGAACAAATCTCTCCGGCAGTGGCTACGCGCATGGGTCGCGTCGTCCGCTTATCCCTGGGTCTCCGGCGGAGCACTCACGGCGTTCGCGGCCGTGGAGCTGGTGGTGGTACCGCGGCATTCTCCGGTGATCGCGTTCGGCGTGCTGGTGTCCGCAGCGGCGCTGCCGTGGCGTCGCGCGCATCCGGCCACCGCGGTCCTTTCCGTTGCGGCGACCCTCGTGAGCTTCGCTGCCGGAACAGACCTCTATATCGCGGCGACCGTGAGCGGTCTCATGGGCTGCTACACCCTCGGGCGCCACCGCATGGCGCATCCGGCGATTCTTGTCGGCGGCGGCTCTGCGCTCGCTCTCGTGGTGAACCTGTGGCACATCGCGACGTGGCATCCGCAGGCGTACCGCATCGATCTCTTCTCCGAATGGTTCGTACTGACCGTGGCGATCCTGGCCGCGGTATCGATGGGTGACGCGGTACGCGCGCGCGAAGAGACACAGCGCGAGCGGGCAAACGCGCAGGCGCGGGTGATCGCGATGGAGCGCCGGCAGGCCGCCGAGTCCGAACGGGCGGCGATAGCGCGCGAGCTGCACGATGTCGTCTCGCACTCGGTTTCGGTGATCGCCGTGCAGGCGGAGAGCGCCACCTACACCACCCTTGATCTCTCGCCGCAGGCCCGCGAAGGGTTCCAGCAGATCGCCGCTTCGGCCAGGTCGTCGATGGCGGAGCTGCGCAGGCTGCTGGGCGTGCTGCGCACGGGGCCCGATGACAAGGCCGGTACGGCTCCCCAGCCGACCCTCGATGCGCTGGACGAGCTCATCACGCAGCACCGTTCGGTCGGCGGTGCGGTCGACCTGCGGGTCAGTGGAGATCGGGTCGAGTTGCCCACGTCCTGGGAGCTGTCCGCCTACCGCATCGTGCAGGAGGGGCTAACCAACGTACGGAGGCACGCCCCGGGTGCCCATGCGGTGGTGGAGATCGACTACGCGTCCGACCGGCTGGCGGTGCGGATCGCGGACGACGGGCCGGGTCCTCCGGGTGTGACCCACTCCGGCCACGGCTTGGTCGGCATGCAGGAGCGGGCGGCACTGCTCGGCGGAAAGCTCACCGCCGGCCGCGGCCCGCAAGGCGGCTTTCTCGTGGAAGCGGAGCTCCCGTGGTGA
- a CDS encoding response regulator yields MVIRAIVADDQAIVRTGFVNLLGTQDDIDVVGEAEDGVQAVRLAAEQRPDLALLDIRMPHKNGIEAAREITRASGGTTKALMLTTFGLDEYVYDALAAGASGFLLKDTTFPELLHAVRVVAEGNALLAPELTKRLIAEFVKQRSAPVPVRTVEELTAREVEVLVHIAQGLSNGEIATRLTITDHTVKTHINRLFTKMGLRDRAQAVILAYELGLVVPQGRRPHPPPRT; encoded by the coding sequence GTGGTGATCAGAGCAATCGTCGCCGACGACCAGGCGATCGTCCGCACCGGCTTCGTCAATCTGCTGGGCACACAGGACGACATCGATGTGGTGGGCGAGGCGGAGGACGGTGTGCAGGCGGTCCGTCTCGCCGCGGAGCAACGCCCCGACCTGGCGCTGCTGGACATCCGTATGCCGCACAAGAACGGCATCGAGGCCGCACGTGAGATCACCCGGGCGTCGGGAGGCACGACCAAGGCGCTGATGCTGACGACGTTCGGCCTCGACGAGTACGTCTACGACGCGCTCGCGGCAGGGGCCAGCGGTTTCCTCCTCAAGGACACCACGTTCCCCGAACTCCTGCATGCCGTCAGGGTCGTGGCCGAGGGCAATGCGCTGCTCGCACCCGAGCTGACCAAGCGGCTCATCGCGGAATTCGTCAAGCAGCGGTCGGCACCGGTGCCGGTCCGCACAGTCGAGGAGCTGACCGCCCGCGAGGTGGAGGTACTCGTGCACATCGCCCAAGGACTGTCCAACGGAGAGATCGCCACGCGACTGACGATCACCGATCACACCGTCAAGACCCATATCAACCGGCTCTTCACCAAGATGGGCCTGCGTGACCGTGCCCAGGCGGTGATTCTCGCCTATGAGCTGGGCCTGGTCGTCCCGCAGGGCCGGCGTCCCCACCCTCCCCCTCGCACCTAG
- a CDS encoding ABC transporter ATP-binding protein yields the protein MTAQAGSTARELLRLGGVTVRFGAPGGRPALDAVDLDVAAQEIVCVLGPSGSGKSTLLRVVAGLQHADAGEVLLEGRDQAGVPTHRRGVGLMFQDHQLFPQRDVAGNVAFGLRMRRSSRAEQERTVAELLDLVGLPGAQRRAVASLSGGEQQRVALARALAPRPRLLMLDEPLGQLDRGLRERLVVELRRLFGELGTTVLAVTHDQGEAFALADRVVVMQDGRIAQSGTPLEVWQRPATEFVARFLGFDNVVEATVQGEAAATPWGKVPVPEGTSDGPCRLLVRPAGVRLTSPADGLPCTVAARTFRGTHVALLLEPAGGPQLEAACPLRDAPEAGARVGVSFAAEDVVVLDASTE from the coding sequence ATGACGGCGCAGGCCGGAAGCACGGCACGGGAACTGCTGCGGCTGGGCGGGGTGACCGTCCGCTTCGGCGCACCCGGCGGGCGCCCGGCGCTCGACGCGGTGGACCTGGATGTCGCCGCGCAGGAAATCGTGTGCGTCCTCGGGCCCAGCGGCAGCGGCAAGTCGACACTGCTGCGGGTGGTGGCCGGTCTGCAGCATGCCGATGCGGGCGAGGTGCTGCTGGAGGGGCGGGACCAGGCGGGCGTGCCGACGCACCGGCGCGGGGTCGGGCTGATGTTCCAGGACCACCAGCTCTTCCCGCAGCGCGATGTCGCGGGGAACGTCGCCTTCGGGCTGCGGATGCGGCGCTCCTCGCGCGCCGAGCAGGAGCGTACGGTCGCCGAACTGCTCGACCTCGTCGGGCTCCCCGGCGCCCAGCGGCGGGCCGTTGCCTCGCTGTCCGGTGGTGAACAGCAGCGGGTCGCACTGGCCCGTGCGCTTGCCCCACGCCCCCGGCTGCTGATGCTCGACGAGCCGCTCGGTCAGCTGGACCGCGGGCTGCGCGAACGCCTTGTCGTAGAACTGCGGCGGCTCTTCGGAGAGTTGGGTACCACCGTGCTCGCCGTCACCCACGACCAGGGCGAGGCTTTTGCACTCGCCGACCGGGTCGTGGTGATGCAGGACGGCAGGATCGCGCAGAGCGGCACCCCTCTGGAGGTCTGGCAGCGGCCGGCCACGGAATTCGTCGCCCGCTTCCTCGGCTTCGACAACGTGGTCGAGGCGACGGTGCAGGGCGAAGCCGCCGCCACGCCCTGGGGCAAGGTGCCGGTGCCGGAGGGTACTTCGGACGGCCCCTGCCGTCTGCTCGTACGGCCCGCCGGCGTTCGGCTGACCTCCCCGGCGGACGGATTGCCCTGCACGGTCGCCGCCCGGACGTTCCGTGGCACCCATGTCGCGCTGTTGCTTGAGCCGGCGGGCGGACCGCAACTGGAGGCAGCCTGCCCACTTCGCGATGCGCCGGAGGCGGGAGCGCGGGTGGGAGTTTCGTTCGCCGCAGAGGACGTGGTGGTGCTGGACGCCTCGACGGAATAA
- a CDS encoding ABC transporter permease, whose product MVLARSEVARARLGRPARGTAVRLGLMAVPLAFFALFFAYPVVAIVGRGLKDGGRWQLGRLGAVLSDPDILHVLWFTLWQAAASTGLTLLIALPGAYVFARFDFPGKQLLRAVVAVPFVLPTVVVGSAFLALVGRGGLLDDLWGVRLDTSVWAILLAHVFFNYAVVVRTVGGLWSQLDPRQEEAARVLGAGRFAAWRRVTLPALAPAVAAAALMVFLFTFTSFGVVQILGGPTFSTLEVEIYRQTAEFLDLPTAAVLTLIQFAAVLGLLAVHAWTVRRRESTLRLVDATHTARRPRGGVQWALLWGTLAVIAVLLVLPLAVLVERSFAGPDGYGLVFYRALRSAAAADSTFAVAPLDAVWNSLAYGAAATVIAVLVGGLAAVALTRPQLRTGPSRRTSMAGRFVSGFDALLMLPLGVSAVTVGFGFLITLDKPPLDLRGSWWLVPLAQALVGVPFVVRTMLPVLRAVDGRLREAAAVLGASPWRVWREVDLPMVRRALLIAAGFAFAVSLGEFGATVFIARPDHPTLPVAVARLLGRAGELNYGQAMALSTILMVVCAGALLALERIRTDHSGEF is encoded by the coding sequence GTGGTCCTCGCTCGTTCTGAAGTAGCCCGCGCCCGCCTCGGGAGGCCCGCGCGGGGAACGGCGGTGCGGCTCGGCCTGATGGCTGTGCCGCTCGCCTTCTTCGCGCTGTTCTTCGCCTACCCCGTCGTCGCGATCGTCGGGCGGGGGCTGAAGGACGGCGGACGGTGGCAGCTCGGCCGGCTCGGCGCCGTACTGAGTGACCCGGACATCCTTCATGTGCTGTGGTTCACGCTCTGGCAGGCAGCTGCCTCGACCGGTCTGACCCTGCTGATCGCCCTGCCCGGCGCCTATGTCTTCGCGCGCTTCGACTTCCCCGGCAAACAGCTGCTCCGGGCGGTGGTGGCAGTGCCGTTCGTGCTGCCGACCGTGGTCGTCGGCTCGGCGTTCCTCGCTCTGGTCGGCAGGGGCGGACTGCTGGACGACCTGTGGGGCGTTCGGCTGGACACTTCGGTGTGGGCGATCCTGCTGGCGCACGTCTTCTTCAACTACGCGGTGGTCGTCCGCACCGTCGGCGGGCTCTGGAGCCAGCTCGATCCGCGGCAGGAAGAGGCGGCGCGGGTGCTCGGCGCCGGACGGTTCGCGGCCTGGCGGCGGGTGACACTGCCCGCGCTGGCGCCGGCCGTCGCGGCGGCTGCGCTGATGGTGTTCCTCTTCACCTTCACCTCCTTCGGCGTGGTGCAGATTCTGGGCGGGCCCACCTTCTCGACGCTGGAGGTGGAGATCTACCGGCAGACCGCAGAATTCCTGGATCTGCCGACAGCCGCCGTCCTGACGCTGATTCAGTTCGCCGCGGTGCTGGGACTGCTGGCGGTGCATGCCTGGACCGTGCGCCGGCGGGAATCCACGCTGCGTCTGGTGGACGCAACGCACACCGCACGCCGACCGCGCGGCGGCGTCCAGTGGGCTCTGCTGTGGGGCACGCTCGCAGTCATCGCGGTGCTGCTCGTCCTGCCGCTGGCCGTGCTCGTCGAGCGGTCCTTCGCCGGGCCGGACGGCTACGGGCTGGTCTTCTACAGGGCGCTTCGCTCCGCGGCGGCCGCCGACAGCACCTTCGCGGTCGCTCCGCTCGACGCCGTGTGGAACTCCCTTGCCTACGGCGCGGCGGCGACCGTGATCGCCGTGCTGGTGGGAGGGCTGGCGGCAGTGGCCCTCACACGTCCCCAGCTCCGCACCGGCCCGTCCCGGCGGACGTCGATGGCCGGCAGGTTCGTCAGCGGCTTCGACGCGCTGCTGATGCTGCCGCTGGGCGTCTCCGCCGTGACCGTCGGCTTCGGCTTTCTGATCACCCTCGACAAGCCTCCGCTGGATCTGCGCGGTTCCTGGTGGCTGGTGCCGCTCGCACAGGCTCTGGTCGGTGTGCCGTTCGTGGTCCGGACGATGCTGCCGGTACTGCGGGCGGTCGACGGGCGGCTGCGGGAGGCGGCGGCCGTTCTCGGAGCGTCGCCATGGCGGGTCTGGCGCGAGGTGGACCTGCCGATGGTGCGGCGGGCGCTGCTGATCGCGGCGGGCTTCGCCTTCGCCGTTTCGCTGGGGGAGTTCGGCGCGACCGTCTTCATCGCGCGGCCGGACCACCCCACGCTGCCGGTGGCCGTGGCACGGCTGCTGGGGCGTGCCGGGGAGCTCAACTACGGGCAGGCGATGGCTCTGTCGACCATCCTGATGGTGGTGTGCGCCGGTGCCCTGCTGGCTCTGGAGCGCATCCGCACCGACCACTCCGGGGAGTTCTAG
- a CDS encoding thiamine ABC transporter substrate-binding protein, translating into MSTTSRITAAALAAAAGMTALSACGTTGGGGGSADAKTVTLVSHDSFNASKSVLAAFEKASGYKVKVLKGGDAGKAVNQAILSKDNPQGDVFFGIDNTLLSRGLKAGIFSPYQAKGLDSVPADLQLDKDAHRVTPLDYGDICVNYDRAYFTQHKIAPPQTFDDLLKPQYKGLLVTENSAASSPGLAFQLGTVAKYGDAGWQDYWKKLKANGVEVVDSWEQAYNERFSGSAAGKGKGDKPLVVSYASSPPAEVMGKNPAPKEAPTGVATGTCFRQIEFGGLLKGAKNEKGGKELLDFLLSKQFQEDMPLQMFVNPARKDAKVPELFTKYGATIDKPTTLAPETISKNLEQWIKQWSSLVLK; encoded by the coding sequence GTGAGCACCACCAGCAGGATCACCGCGGCAGCGCTCGCCGCCGCGGCCGGCATGACCGCCCTCTCCGCATGCGGCACCACGGGGGGCGGCGGCGGGAGCGCGGATGCCAAGACCGTCACGCTCGTCAGCCATGACTCGTTCAACGCCTCCAAGTCCGTACTGGCCGCTTTCGAGAAGGCGAGCGGCTACAAGGTCAAGGTGCTCAAGGGCGGGGATGCTGGCAAGGCCGTCAACCAGGCGATCCTGTCCAAGGACAACCCGCAGGGCGATGTCTTCTTCGGCATCGACAACACCCTGCTCTCGCGCGGGCTGAAGGCGGGCATCTTCAGCCCGTACCAGGCCAAGGGGCTGGACAGCGTCCCGGCCGACCTGCAGCTCGACAAGGACGCGCACCGCGTCACGCCTCTCGACTACGGCGACATCTGCGTCAACTACGACCGCGCCTACTTCACCCAGCACAAGATCGCGCCGCCGCAGACCTTCGACGATCTGCTCAAGCCCCAGTACAAGGGGCTGCTCGTCACGGAGAATTCCGCGGCCTCCTCTCCGGGGCTCGCCTTCCAGCTCGGAACGGTCGCGAAGTACGGCGATGCCGGCTGGCAGGACTACTGGAAGAAGCTCAAGGCCAATGGGGTCGAGGTCGTCGACAGCTGGGAACAGGCGTACAACGAGCGCTTCTCGGGCTCCGCGGCCGGCAAGGGCAAGGGCGACAAGCCGCTGGTCGTCTCCTACGCGTCCAGCCCGCCCGCCGAGGTGATGGGCAAGAACCCGGCACCCAAGGAGGCGCCCACTGGTGTCGCGACCGGCACCTGCTTCCGGCAGATCGAATTCGGCGGTCTGCTCAAGGGCGCGAAGAACGAGAAGGGCGGCAAGGAGCTGCTGGACTTCCTGCTGTCGAAGCAGTTCCAGGAGGACATGCCGCTCCAGATGTTCGTCAACCCCGCGCGCAAGGACGCCAAGGTGCCGGAGCTGTTTACCAAGTACGGCGCGACGATCGACAAGCCGACGACGCTGGCACCGGAGACGATCTCCAAGAACCTTGAACAGTGGATCAAGCAGTGGTCCTCGCTCGTTCTGAAGTAG